Proteins encoded in a region of the Pyxidicoccus trucidator genome:
- a CDS encoding double-CXXCG motif protein — translation MTRYFLLGEDGAATARHKGDFNAGRRWGLPGARCADCGVTWASAGHRYPAVDLSQLPERGEFEVPRPEPFAEFARLRELVRPLAPPNATLPPGTGFGPMVGTARGDLGPLAWQGDYLLLLRRDTLERLQAEGIRGLLGARTELRWRQKNPPEMLELQLEPLGQLHPDCIPPDEPPPCQTCGRFGLTLPDEPILDAASLPTDRDLFRVGNFATLIIGTERFMEAVRRLELDGITFRELPAR, via the coding sequence ATGACTCGTTACTTCTTGCTCGGGGAGGACGGGGCCGCGACAGCCCGTCACAAAGGGGACTTCAACGCCGGGCGTCGATGGGGACTGCCAGGGGCGAGGTGCGCCGACTGTGGCGTCACCTGGGCCTCTGCTGGGCACCGGTACCCCGCCGTGGACTTGTCGCAACTGCCAGAACGCGGCGAGTTCGAGGTGCCCAGGCCCGAGCCCTTTGCCGAGTTCGCGCGCCTCCGGGAGCTCGTGCGTCCCCTCGCGCCACCGAACGCAACCCTGCCCCCGGGCACGGGTTTCGGACCCATGGTGGGCACTGCCCGGGGAGACCTGGGCCCGCTGGCGTGGCAGGGGGACTATCTGTTGCTACTGCGCCGGGACACGCTGGAGCGCCTCCAGGCGGAGGGCATCCGGGGCCTGCTGGGCGCTCGGACGGAGCTTCGGTGGCGACAGAAGAACCCGCCGGAGATGCTGGAGCTCCAGTTGGAGCCGCTGGGCCAACTGCACCCCGACTGCATCCCCCCGGACGAGCCTCCCCCGTGCCAGACCTGTGGACGGTTCGGACTCACACTGCCCGACGAGCCCATCCTCGACGCCGCGTCGCTGCCCACGGACCGGGACCTATTCCGCGTGGGCAACTTCGCCACGCTCATCATCGGCACCGAGCGCTTCATGGAAGCGGTGCGCCGCCTGGAGCTGGACGGCATCACCTTCCGCGAGCTACCCGCGCGCTGA
- a CDS encoding TIGR02269 family lipoprotein, whose protein sequence is MRTPRALWLSLLALSWLGCSTTPGAPLQQAWDGAAVECDAPQEDRCVTLLCLGDACGFYRCEDAPGEVELARFPGARPPAASPGMGPRRNWGGAGKLPGGAVMVFPNWNDAPERIIPPSHRLPPGRFEKHHLFPQASDLAEWFKLQGVKIHDYTMPIPRDVHQRIHRGGDRGGAWNNAWREFMKAKPGASPEAIYKHAGELIHRFQLMGGPIQPYHSSRMRLTDE, encoded by the coding sequence ATGCGAACTCCTCGCGCTCTCTGGCTTTCGCTGCTGGCATTGTCCTGGCTGGGCTGCTCCACGACTCCGGGGGCTCCCTTGCAGCAGGCCTGGGACGGGGCGGCGGTGGAGTGCGACGCCCCCCAGGAGGACCGGTGCGTCACCCTCCTGTGCCTGGGTGACGCCTGCGGCTTCTACCGGTGCGAGGACGCGCCCGGTGAAGTCGAGCTGGCGCGTTTCCCGGGGGCGCGCCCCCCTGCTGCGTCACCGGGCATGGGCCCCCGAAGAAACTGGGGAGGCGCGGGGAAGCTGCCCGGTGGCGCCGTCATGGTCTTCCCCAACTGGAACGACGCCCCCGAGCGCATCATCCCCCCGTCCCACCGGCTCCCGCCCGGCCGCTTCGAGAAGCACCACCTCTTCCCCCAGGCCAGCGACCTAGCGGAGTGGTTCAAGCTGCAAGGCGTCAAGATTCACGACTACACCATGCCCATTCCGCGCGACGTCCATCAACGAATCCACAGGGGCGGAGACCGCGGCGGGGCGTGGAACAATGCCTGGCGAGAGTTCATGAAAGCGAAGCCGGGCGCCAGCCCTGAAGCCATCTACAAGCACGCGGGAGAGCTCATCCACCGCTTCCAGCTCATGGGCGGTCCCATCCAGCCCTACCATTCCTCGCGCATGAGGCTCACGGACGAATGA
- a CDS encoding McrC family protein: protein MSVTTTEPGGPLLLREWERWSGKLPPAVITALLASQPSIVELRLRPDGSCELQAKHWVGVGRFGGLNLRIVPKIPDAAVLALLGDEVGRLHLVGRASVGVAAELQELIGYAFVSAVAQLCRRGLRRDYVPREEVLTYARGRIDVRRTGLEHVSARVKLACAFEDFEQDAEENRVLAYAVQRLLGSPMVFSAPLRKGAAEVLRGLPSPLPCAAAVAGRLASRSRDPFYRAALRLAESVLRALGFSDAATGEEASGFWIDMNALFQAFVGRALRTGLPTEEYSITLEPQERFLDEERSVKVRPDVLVRRRLAELPIDAKYKDVRDPPSSDVYQVLAYCRAFRSPAALIVVPGEGTVPPCPIHCRGGETVWTLRLDLRSRAEMVSSAHGVVSLARKLLEHRSSSSPVDGARLQETNEKLDRVLAALSAKQEDSC, encoded by the coding sequence GTGAGCGTCACCACGACCGAGCCCGGGGGCCCGCTTCTCCTTCGTGAGTGGGAGAGGTGGTCGGGGAAACTTCCACCCGCAGTCATCACGGCGCTGCTTGCGAGCCAGCCGTCAATCGTGGAGCTGCGGCTGCGTCCGGATGGCAGCTGCGAGCTGCAGGCAAAGCACTGGGTCGGCGTTGGCCGGTTCGGAGGCCTGAATCTGCGGATCGTCCCGAAGATCCCGGATGCGGCCGTGCTCGCGCTTCTCGGCGACGAGGTGGGACGCCTCCACCTGGTGGGCCGTGCTTCCGTGGGCGTCGCCGCGGAGTTGCAGGAACTCATCGGATACGCGTTCGTGAGCGCCGTGGCGCAGCTCTGCCGGCGCGGACTCCGCCGGGACTACGTGCCTCGCGAAGAGGTCCTGACCTACGCGCGCGGGCGGATCGACGTTCGACGTACCGGGCTCGAGCACGTCAGCGCACGCGTCAAACTCGCGTGCGCATTTGAGGACTTCGAGCAGGACGCTGAGGAGAACCGGGTGCTGGCCTACGCAGTCCAACGACTGTTGGGCTCGCCGATGGTGTTTTCCGCACCACTCCGCAAGGGGGCGGCCGAGGTCCTCCGGGGACTCCCCTCCCCGCTCCCATGCGCTGCGGCTGTGGCGGGGCGCCTTGCCTCGCGGAGTCGGGACCCGTTCTATCGCGCTGCCCTCCGGCTCGCCGAGTCGGTGCTCCGCGCGCTGGGATTCTCGGATGCGGCGACCGGTGAAGAGGCGAGCGGGTTCTGGATCGACATGAACGCGTTGTTCCAAGCGTTCGTCGGGAGAGCCCTCCGCACGGGGCTGCCAACAGAGGAGTACTCCATCACGCTCGAACCGCAGGAGCGATTCCTCGACGAGGAGCGCTCGGTCAAGGTGAGGCCGGATGTCCTCGTGCGCCGCCGGCTGGCGGAGCTGCCAATCGACGCGAAGTACAAGGACGTTCGCGACCCTCCCAGCTCGGACGTCTACCAGGTGCTGGCCTATTGCCGCGCCTTTCGCAGCCCCGCGGCGCTCATCGTGGTTCCTGGTGAAGGAACAGTGCCCCCATGTCCAATCCACTGCCGCGGTGGGGAGACTGTCTGGACACTGAGACTCGATTTGCGGTCGCGCGCCGAGATGGTGAGCTCTGCGCACGGGGTGGTGAGCCTCGCCCGGAAGCTCCTCGAGCACCGGTCATCATCGAGCCCAGTCGACGGGGCCCGGCTCCAAGAGACGAACGAGAAGCTGGACCGAGTGCTCGCGGCGCTCAGCGCGAAGCAGGAGGACAGCTGCTAA
- a CDS encoding McrB family protein encodes MSFSWMPIYRELAEKLAAYESRQGELLSLLQSLKAEGVPAGQFTDLDADGKPFPLAVIDPFTFFASFNRSIVPAHRVAILERCKAHLSLQSPLPTDFDGIPTANNQNSWFFAYARARKSDDIPALWALARAAVEAGLNGVTAAKFDRGLRVKQVAIRKLTQGLFWLRPDEFVPLDGNTCAALERQGLPFMAEDFTSYRALVEQVRSKLGGDFVALSRAAYVETNQDLPGTPGGAALPPDQSAAASTLHRVLVEAHGDRVLREEAQAQAKELIESRLGALSEADLRQVFTHLNTCEGKNGKGKVYTRFAPQFVGHNANSMVAALDRLNPLIAGLWNAKSDEETASALQAFFDADIPNAGTSFPTAVLFLKDPEQYAVWLTSLDTAVRRLMRVDPPLGDRLASAYFEYCDLVRRMRQRHGVPAALHDLALSVLSGHAGTPASVPVAVHSSVTPATTADLDTLADDLGMARTLVNRIADRARRSGQVILGGPPGTGKTELALRLANALAGDRVRVEKVQFHPSYGYEEFIEGLRPVVKQGHLQYEIVPGVFRRLCERARAQPTHQHVLVIDEINRGNLPRIFGELMMLLERREETITLPQSKEQFSIPRNIILLGTMNNADRSIALFDLALRRRFHFFELGPDEGVLRAWIERKKLPLEVSALFQTLNRELETAGIEPERLIGHSYFMRDSLDADELEELWATSILPLVRELFFAEPSKVAEFSLAKVRARSMQGPTG; translated from the coding sequence ATGTCCTTTTCCTGGATGCCCATCTACCGCGAGCTCGCGGAGAAGCTGGCCGCCTACGAGTCGCGACAGGGGGAGCTGCTGTCGCTCCTTCAATCGCTGAAAGCAGAGGGAGTTCCGGCTGGCCAATTCACGGACCTGGACGCCGATGGGAAGCCGTTTCCCCTGGCCGTCATCGACCCGTTCACGTTCTTCGCTTCGTTCAACCGAAGCATCGTTCCAGCGCATCGCGTCGCCATCCTGGAACGGTGCAAGGCGCACTTGAGTCTCCAGAGCCCGCTCCCGACCGACTTCGACGGCATCCCGACGGCGAACAACCAGAACTCATGGTTCTTTGCCTACGCCAGGGCGCGGAAGAGCGACGACATCCCAGCTTTGTGGGCGCTCGCGAGAGCAGCCGTCGAGGCGGGCCTCAATGGCGTCACTGCGGCGAAATTCGACCGCGGCTTGAGGGTCAAGCAGGTGGCGATCCGGAAGCTGACGCAGGGGCTGTTCTGGCTTCGGCCCGACGAGTTCGTACCGCTGGATGGAAACACCTGCGCAGCGCTGGAGAGGCAGGGCCTGCCCTTCATGGCGGAGGACTTCACCTCGTACCGGGCGCTGGTGGAGCAGGTGAGGTCCAAGCTCGGCGGGGACTTCGTAGCGCTGTCGCGCGCCGCATACGTCGAGACCAACCAAGACCTCCCAGGGACACCCGGAGGTGCAGCCCTTCCGCCTGACCAGTCCGCAGCCGCGTCGACGCTGCATAGAGTCCTGGTGGAGGCCCACGGCGACCGCGTGCTGCGTGAGGAGGCACAAGCCCAGGCGAAGGAGCTGATCGAGTCGCGGCTTGGAGCGCTGAGCGAGGCCGACCTGAGACAGGTCTTCACGCACCTGAACACCTGCGAAGGAAAGAACGGCAAGGGCAAGGTGTACACCCGGTTCGCGCCGCAGTTCGTCGGCCACAACGCCAACTCGATGGTCGCCGCGCTCGATCGGCTGAATCCGCTCATCGCCGGGCTCTGGAATGCAAAGAGTGACGAGGAGACGGCGTCAGCACTCCAGGCGTTCTTCGACGCGGATATCCCCAACGCTGGGACCAGCTTTCCGACCGCCGTGCTGTTTCTCAAAGACCCCGAGCAGTACGCGGTCTGGTTGACGTCACTCGACACCGCGGTCCGACGCCTGATGCGCGTCGACCCTCCTTTGGGTGACCGTCTCGCCTCCGCGTACTTCGAGTACTGCGACCTCGTCCGGCGCATGCGCCAGCGCCATGGCGTCCCGGCGGCGCTTCACGATCTGGCGTTGTCCGTCCTGTCCGGACACGCAGGCACTCCTGCCTCCGTCCCCGTCGCGGTCCACTCATCGGTGACGCCGGCAACGACGGCGGACCTGGACACCCTCGCGGACGACCTGGGAATGGCGCGCACGCTCGTGAACAGGATTGCCGACCGTGCGCGCCGCAGCGGGCAGGTCATCCTGGGCGGCCCGCCGGGGACGGGAAAGACCGAACTCGCACTTCGACTGGCCAACGCCCTCGCCGGCGACCGCGTCAGGGTCGAAAAGGTCCAGTTCCACCCGTCCTACGGCTACGAGGAGTTCATCGAGGGGCTTCGCCCAGTCGTGAAGCAGGGCCACCTCCAGTACGAAATCGTACCGGGCGTCTTCCGCAGACTGTGTGAGCGCGCTCGAGCGCAGCCGACGCATCAGCACGTGCTGGTCATCGACGAAATCAACCGCGGAAACCTTCCGCGAATCTTTGGCGAGCTGATGATGTTGCTCGAGCGCCGGGAAGAGACCATTACCCTGCCACAGTCGAAGGAGCAGTTCTCGATACCGAGGAACATCATCCTCCTCGGCACGATGAACAACGCGGACCGTTCAATCGCGCTCTTCGACCTCGCACTTCGCCGCAGGTTCCACTTCTTCGAGCTGGGCCCGGACGAGGGCGTGCTGCGTGCATGGATCGAGCGCAAGAAGCTGCCGCTGGAGGTCTCCGCGCTCTTTCAGACGCTCAACCGCGAGCTGGAGACGGCGGGAATCGAGCCTGAGCGCCTCATTGGTCACTCGTACTTCATGCGCGACTCACTTGACGCCGACGAGTTGGAGGAACTCTGGGCGACGAGCATTCTTCCGTTGGTTCGGGAGCTCTTCTTCGCGGAGCCGTCGAAGGTGGCCGAATTCTCGCTCGCCAAGGTCCGCGCCCGTTCGATGCAGGGCCCGACAGGGTGA
- a CDS encoding DUF1254 domain-containing protein: MTTQTPSQTPAGFPTPDVIQRAYDEGDLNRAVQAYRFFYPTVSMEGTMNGQREAGAEDSKGALVLAGGPRHVLFTGNSDTPYMGMVLDLKQSGPMVIELPPGKFLGIVNDHHYRWIHDVGIPGPDAGKGGKHLLLPPDSKAEAPPGYYPARSATYKILLGLRALPVGGDLQGALDSLRKVKIYPLAQAGSPPGFTFLECTDQKIDVTCLRWEDNFQYWEKLYKVLGEEPTFDEFRPMYGLLATLGIEKDRPFAPDARMKAILERAARVGREQMLVAGFASHRPDRVAWKERKWEWAALRYENGDFELPTGLDLEARDRWFSQAIGASPAMFRRSAGAGSLYWLGLRDKNGAYLDGSKTYKLTVPQPVPATLFWSVTVYDNGTRSQIQTDQDKAALRSLFELKDTTGEKALELYFGPKAPVGKEGRWIKTLPGKGWFVYFRIYGPEAPAFDGSWKPGDFEEVKQVRSAEA, encoded by the coding sequence ATGACGACGCAGACCCCGAGCCAGACACCCGCTGGCTTTCCGACGCCGGACGTCATCCAGCGCGCCTACGACGAGGGCGACCTGAACCGCGCCGTTCAGGCCTATCGCTTCTTCTACCCGACCGTCTCGATGGAAGGCACGATGAACGGGCAACGGGAGGCAGGCGCCGAGGACAGCAAGGGCGCGCTGGTCCTGGCGGGTGGACCCAGGCACGTGTTGTTCACCGGCAACTCCGACACGCCCTATATGGGAATGGTGCTGGATTTGAAGCAGTCCGGGCCGATGGTGATTGAGCTCCCGCCGGGCAAGTTCCTGGGCATCGTCAACGACCACCACTACCGCTGGATTCACGATGTGGGCATTCCTGGCCCCGACGCCGGCAAGGGTGGCAAACACCTCCTCCTGCCTCCCGACTCCAAGGCAGAGGCCCCGCCGGGCTACTACCCGGCGCGTTCGGCGACGTACAAAATCCTGCTCGGGCTGCGCGCACTGCCGGTCGGGGGCGATCTGCAAGGTGCCCTGGACTCCCTGCGCAAGGTGAAGATCTACCCGCTCGCCCAGGCAGGCAGCCCCCCCGGCTTCACGTTCCTGGAGTGCACCGACCAGAAGATCGATGTCACCTGCCTGCGCTGGGAGGACAACTTCCAGTACTGGGAGAAGCTGTACAAGGTCCTCGGCGAGGAGCCGACCTTCGACGAGTTCCGCCCGATGTACGGCCTGCTCGCCACGTTGGGCATCGAGAAGGACAGACCCTTCGCGCCGGACGCGCGCATGAAGGCGATTCTGGAGAGAGCGGCCAGGGTGGGTCGTGAGCAGATGCTCGTCGCGGGCTTCGCCAGTCACCGGCCCGACCGCGTCGCCTGGAAGGAGCGCAAGTGGGAGTGGGCAGCCCTGCGCTACGAGAACGGTGACTTCGAGCTGCCGACCGGGCTCGACCTCGAAGCCCGTGACCGATGGTTCTCCCAGGCCATTGGCGCCTCGCCCGCGATGTTCCGCCGCTCGGCCGGAGCCGGCTCGCTCTACTGGCTCGGGCTGCGAGACAAGAACGGGGCCTACCTCGACGGCAGCAAGACCTACAAGCTGACGGTGCCGCAGCCCGTGCCGGCCACGCTGTTCTGGTCGGTCACGGTGTATGACAATGGTACGCGCTCGCAAATCCAGACGGACCAGGACAAGGCCGCGCTGCGGTCGCTGTTCGAGCTGAAGGACACGACGGGGGAGAAGGCGCTGGAGCTCTACTTCGGCCCCAAGGCCCCGGTGGGCAAGGAGGGGCGGTGGATCAAGACCCTTCCCGGCAAGGGCTGGTTCGTCTACTTCCGCATCTACGGACCCGAGGCACCTGCCTTCGACGGCTCCTGGAAACCGGGCGACTTCGAAGAGGTGAAGCAGGTTCGAAGCGCCGAGGCGTGA
- a CDS encoding HipA domain-containing protein, protein MIRPTDVQVADVWRETKRVGSITRTPRGSVFEYDENFFAQYSRQEGGLAVHLPYVQRRVETWGTNLHTYFAGLLPEGLRLRALVQRVKTSEDDLLSLLIAAGTDTIGDLSVVPRGESLAELETRAERWSPDTVLFKDLFEQSLTRTAEGTEPVIPGVQEKVSASTISFPVRMSGRHAYILKLNPDEKPQLVQNEYFFMRMAKACGLKVATTRLIHDREKNPGLLVERFDRVWEKEEKRFRRLHQEDACQFLDKYPGEKYRIPCSDIAEGILETCTAPIPEMARFLLLLAFSYLIGNGDLHAKNVSILADGPAGGFRLSPAYDVLTTLPYGDRLMALQFEGRNDNLKRAHFIDFGERYGVKEGAIVKLLDKLCDVAESWMERLEEAGFDERETRRLRETMRKRLGELREAPPVVSERPLVSPAEPQTPAMSTVAQGFEKFMRSLELQAAEKSEAKRQARNVFEAMKRRLEPKEFILSGAYVRNTAIRPLHDIDLFLVFTEERSGSGRDLPGDFLKRVKEALEAEFPGKPVQLRNRSVNLEFDGTGIGFDVVPALEDPRQPGAYWIPDWRLGGWIHSNPRKHIEASETANAKAQRRLKPLIKAIKRWNQLQGRPVPSFLLEVMACAGIDSFSPDSSLSVYSQGLAHLLRFMSESILEEWRDPAGLGPPLNAGLEAGYLAQGQQRLAEAAHQAAQALELERAGDTAGALALWRGLLGDDFPVQ, encoded by the coding sequence GTGATTCGGCCTACTGACGTCCAGGTCGCCGACGTGTGGCGGGAGACGAAGCGCGTCGGCTCCATCACACGCACCCCGCGCGGCTCGGTCTTCGAATACGACGAGAACTTCTTCGCGCAGTACTCGCGGCAGGAAGGAGGCCTCGCGGTCCACCTTCCCTACGTTCAGCGGCGTGTCGAGACGTGGGGAACGAATCTCCATACGTACTTCGCGGGCCTGTTGCCCGAGGGGCTCCGGCTGCGCGCGTTGGTCCAGCGCGTGAAGACCTCGGAGGACGACCTGCTCAGCCTGCTCATTGCCGCGGGCACCGACACCATCGGAGACCTCTCGGTCGTCCCGCGGGGAGAAAGCCTGGCGGAGCTCGAGACGCGCGCGGAGCGGTGGAGTCCGGACACGGTTCTCTTCAAGGATTTGTTCGAGCAGAGCCTCACCCGGACGGCGGAGGGAACCGAGCCCGTCATCCCTGGCGTGCAGGAGAAGGTCTCGGCATCGACCATCTCGTTTCCCGTGCGGATGTCCGGGCGGCACGCGTACATCCTCAAGCTGAATCCCGACGAGAAGCCCCAGCTCGTCCAGAACGAGTACTTCTTCATGCGGATGGCGAAGGCCTGCGGCCTGAAGGTCGCCACCACGCGGCTCATCCACGACCGGGAGAAGAACCCGGGGCTCCTGGTGGAGCGCTTCGACCGAGTGTGGGAGAAGGAGGAGAAGCGGTTTCGGCGGCTCCACCAGGAGGACGCCTGCCAGTTCCTCGACAAGTACCCGGGGGAAAAGTACCGCATCCCCTGCTCGGACATCGCGGAGGGGATTCTCGAGACGTGCACGGCGCCGATTCCCGAGATGGCCCGCTTCCTCCTGCTGCTCGCCTTCAGCTACCTCATTGGCAACGGGGACCTGCACGCGAAGAACGTGAGCATCCTCGCGGACGGCCCGGCGGGAGGCTTCCGGCTGTCACCTGCGTACGACGTGCTCACCACGCTGCCCTACGGCGACCGGCTCATGGCGCTGCAATTCGAGGGGAGGAACGACAACCTCAAGCGGGCCCATTTCATCGACTTCGGGGAGCGCTACGGGGTGAAGGAGGGCGCCATCGTCAAGCTGCTCGACAAGCTCTGTGACGTCGCGGAGTCCTGGATGGAGCGGCTGGAGGAGGCTGGGTTCGACGAGCGCGAGACGCGCCGCCTGCGGGAGACGATGCGGAAGCGGCTCGGCGAGCTTCGTGAGGCCCCCCCTGTCGTGTCCGAGCGTCCCCTCGTGTCGCCAGCAGAGCCCCAGACACCGGCGATGTCGACCGTGGCCCAGGGGTTCGAGAAGTTCATGCGGTCCCTGGAGCTGCAGGCGGCGGAGAAGAGCGAGGCGAAACGCCAGGCGCGCAACGTATTCGAGGCGATGAAGCGCCGGCTGGAGCCCAAGGAGTTCATTCTCAGCGGCGCCTATGTCCGGAACACGGCCATCCGCCCGCTGCACGATATCGACCTCTTTCTCGTCTTCACCGAGGAGCGCAGCGGGAGCGGAAGGGACCTGCCCGGGGACTTCCTGAAGCGCGTCAAGGAGGCGCTCGAGGCGGAGTTCCCTGGCAAGCCGGTGCAGCTGCGGAACCGCTCGGTCAACCTCGAGTTCGACGGGACTGGCATCGGCTTCGATGTCGTCCCCGCCTTGGAGGACCCGCGCCAGCCGGGCGCGTACTGGATTCCAGACTGGCGCCTCGGAGGGTGGATCCACAGCAACCCGCGCAAACACATCGAGGCCAGCGAGACGGCGAATGCAAAGGCGCAGCGGCGGCTGAAGCCACTCATCAAGGCCATCAAGCGCTGGAATCAGCTCCAGGGTAGGCCCGTGCCGTCATTTCTGTTGGAGGTGATGGCCTGCGCGGGCATCGACTCATTCAGCCCGGACTCGAGCCTCTCCGTCTACTCACAGGGCCTGGCGCACCTGCTCAGGTTCATGAGCGAGAGCATCCTGGAGGAGTGGCGGGACCCGGCAGGACTCGGTCCCCCCCTCAACGCAGGGTTGGAGGCGGGATACCTCGCGCAGGGGCAGCAGCGACTGGCCGAAGCCGCGCACCAGGCTGCTCAGGCCCTGGAACTGGAGCGGGCGGGCGACACCGCCGGAGCGCTCGCGCTCTGGCGGGGGCTCCTGGGAGACGATTTTCCGGTTCAGTGA
- a CDS encoding helix-turn-helix transcriptional regulator, protein MSLDGPGEARSWMQALAQAVRTQRKRLGLTQHDVSTLAGCGPVFVYDVENGRKPTLRLDKLLDVLNVLGLQLTLESGKQRFQVSEKLRDSAY, encoded by the coding sequence ATGTCATTGGATGGACCCGGTGAAGCGAGAAGCTGGATGCAGGCGCTCGCGCAGGCGGTGCGGACCCAGCGCAAGCGGCTGGGGTTGACCCAGCACGACGTGAGCACCCTGGCCGGCTGTGGCCCTGTTTTCGTCTACGACGTGGAGAACGGTCGCAAGCCGACCCTGCGGCTCGACAAGCTCCTCGATGTCCTCAACGTCCTCGGGCTGCAACTGACGCTCGAGAGTGGCAAGCAGCGCTTTCAAGTGAGTGAGAAGCTGCGTGATTCGGCCTACTGA
- a CDS encoding amidohydrolase, whose amino-acid sequence MDERGTQAGAVSVDAHGRILKVGTEQEVVAGLDTRALTFVRLEPQQVLMPGFIEPHMHLLPTLLQALPVAHNLAPCLPPPYSGADTPHCQTELLKALMTLRPDASGGSESKEPIMGTNLDPSRQRLIPGLCGGAGAVSFLDLPKRYLADCVSQDRPVFIVDQSGHLAYANQQAFEVTCLDLTGKKECTPPASVTSSGGEWVKAGGEYTGLLREPAAFLPFFQALMKQRPSQALQTDPVRLVTQPGAEVRRTLQQLREAGLTTLADGGLMSPAELEAVKLLAERDDLPLRVTALLEYDLAYDAQTQRELLQPSGPACDPRTAPDCKLPKWLGASGIKLWVDGSTQGCTAQLAPPYRYKDTGHCKGAREGRSNYKSPREIADSLRGLWRTKGWRFQLHTNGNGAQQWAIDVFAELQREVVNPHPVLFIHQTVGSEEVTRKLASLREGTFVTSDGATVPRLDARVTHLIGHVAYWGDAFEHTLGAEARNLDPVGFERRHGIPFSLHSDSVVTPPRPLWLVEQAVTRRTWAYPDFKKSYVLGPEHAATVEEALRAITLEPARQHELDAWLGSIEPGKVADFVVLGANPLDYDPARGGDPTQLSRIPVIQTYLNGQPTAGGR is encoded by the coding sequence ATGGATGAGCGGGGGACGCAGGCCGGGGCCGTCTCCGTGGACGCGCATGGCCGCATCCTGAAGGTGGGGACCGAGCAGGAGGTGGTGGCCGGGCTCGACACCCGTGCGCTGACCTTCGTACGCCTGGAACCCCAGCAGGTGCTGATGCCGGGCTTCATCGAGCCGCACATGCACTTGCTGCCAACGCTGCTCCAGGCCTTGCCGGTGGCGCACAACCTGGCGCCCTGCCTGCCGCCACCGTACTCGGGCGCGGATACCCCTCACTGCCAGACGGAGCTGCTGAAGGCGCTCATGACGTTGCGGCCAGACGCCTCCGGCGGGAGCGAGTCGAAGGAGCCCATCATGGGCACGAACCTGGACCCGTCCCGGCAGCGGCTCATCCCGGGCCTGTGCGGAGGAGCCGGGGCGGTGTCCTTCCTGGACCTGCCGAAGCGCTATCTCGCTGACTGTGTGAGCCAGGACCGCCCGGTGTTCATCGTGGACCAGTCCGGCCATCTCGCCTACGCGAACCAGCAGGCGTTCGAGGTCACCTGCCTCGACCTGACGGGCAAGAAGGAGTGCACTCCGCCAGCGTCGGTGACGAGCAGCGGCGGAGAGTGGGTGAAGGCGGGCGGCGAGTACACCGGCCTGCTCCGCGAGCCCGCGGCCTTCCTGCCGTTCTTCCAGGCGCTGATGAAGCAGCGCCCGTCGCAGGCACTCCAGACGGACCCGGTGAGGCTCGTCACGCAGCCTGGAGCGGAGGTGCGGCGAACGCTCCAGCAGCTGCGCGAAGCGGGGCTGACGACGCTCGCGGACGGTGGCCTGATGAGCCCCGCTGAGCTCGAGGCGGTGAAGCTCCTGGCGGAACGGGACGACCTCCCGCTGCGCGTCACGGCCCTTCTCGAATACGACCTGGCCTACGACGCCCAGACGCAGCGGGAGCTGCTCCAGCCTTCAGGGCCCGCCTGTGACCCCAGGACAGCGCCGGACTGCAAGCTGCCGAAGTGGCTGGGAGCGAGCGGTATCAAGCTCTGGGTGGACGGCTCGACGCAGGGCTGCACCGCGCAGCTCGCGCCTCCGTATCGGTACAAGGACACAGGGCACTGCAAGGGCGCGCGGGAGGGCCGGTCCAACTACAAGAGTCCGCGGGAAATCGCCGACAGCTTGAGAGGGCTCTGGCGGACGAAGGGCTGGCGGTTCCAGCTGCACACCAACGGCAATGGAGCGCAGCAGTGGGCCATCGACGTCTTCGCGGAGCTCCAGCGGGAGGTCGTCAATCCGCATCCGGTGCTGTTCATCCACCAGACGGTGGGCTCTGAGGAGGTGACGCGGAAGCTCGCCAGCCTGCGTGAGGGCACCTTCGTCACGAGCGACGGCGCCACCGTTCCCAGGCTGGACGCACGGGTGACGCATCTCATTGGCCATGTGGCCTACTGGGGCGACGCCTTCGAGCACACCCTGGGAGCGGAGGCGCGCAACCTCGACCCGGTAGGCTTTGAGCGGCGGCATGGGATTCCGTTTTCCCTGCACAGCGACTCGGTGGTGACACCTCCGCGCCCGCTGTGGCTCGTGGAGCAGGCGGTGACGCGGCGCACCTGGGCCTATCCGGACTTCAAGAAGAGCTACGTGCTCGGCCCCGAGCATGCGGCGACAGTGGAGGAGGCGCTGCGCGCCATCACCCTGGAGCCCGCCCGTCAGCACGAGCTGGACGCGTGGCTGGGCAGCATCGAGCCGGGCAAGGTGGCCGACTTCGTCGTGCTCGGCGCCAACCCGCTCGACTACGACCCCGCACGCGGTGGGGACCCGACGCAGCTCAGCAGGATTCCGGTCATCCAGACGTATTTGAATGGTCAGCCCACGGCGGGCGGCAGGTGA